Proteins co-encoded in one Arachis hypogaea cultivar Tifrunner chromosome 11, arahy.Tifrunner.gnm2.J5K5, whole genome shotgun sequence genomic window:
- the LOC112720658 gene encoding subtilisin-like protease SBT1.7 yields MGTPRKASLAVFLLLFVALCHGATSANKKTTYIVHVAKSQMPESFEHHAEWYASSLKSVSESAEMLYTYENAIHGYSTRLTEEEARLLEAQDGVLAVLPETKYELHTTRTPLFLGLDKSSDLFPASDSSSDVIVGVLDTGVWPESKSFDDTGLGPVPSTWKGTCETGTNFTASNCNRKLIGARFFAKGYEAMLGPIDVTKESKSPRDDDGHGTHTASTAAGSVVTGASLFGYAQGTARGMATRARIAAYKVCWIGGCFSSDILAAIDRGIQDNVNVLSMSLGGGSSDYYRDSVAIGSFAAMEKGILISCSAGNAGPSPSSLSNVAPWITTVGAGTLDRDFPAYVSLGNGLNFSGVSLYRGNALPDSPLPFVYAGNASNATNGNLCMVGTLSPEKVAGKIVLCERGVSARVQKGAVVKAAGGLGMVLANTAANGEELVADAHLLPATAVGEKAGDAVKKYLFTDAKPTVKIDFEGTKVGIQPSPVVAAFSSRGPNGLTQQILKPDLIAPGVNILAGWSRAVGPTGLAVDNRRVDFNIISGTSMSCPHVSGLAALVKSAHPEWSPAAVRSALMTTAYTAYKNGQKLQDSATGKPSTPFDHGSGHVDPVAALNPGLVYDLTPEDYLGFLCALNYTEGEIQSVARRNFKCDAGKAYSVTDLNYPSFGVVFESSTGAVKHTRTLTNVGPAATFKASVTSDSPLVKVSIVPQVLSFKEGEKKSYTVTFTSSGASPHGNAFGRLEWTDGKTVVGSPISISWF; encoded by the coding sequence ATGGGCACGCCTCGTAAAGCGTCTCTTGCAGTGTTCTTACTTCTCTTTGTTGCTCTCTGCCATGGGGCAACTTCGGCGAACAAGAAGACCACCTACATAGTCCACGTGGCGAAATCTCAGATGCCGGAGAGCTTCGAGCACCACGCCGAGTGGTACGCTTCCTCTCTCAAATCCGTTTCCGAATCGGCGGAAATGCTTTACACCTACGAGAACGCCATCCATGGGTACTCCACCAGGTTAACGGAGGAGGAAGCTCGTTTGTTAGAGGCACAGGACGGTGTCCTCGCCGTGCTTCCGGAGACAAAGTACGAACTCCACACCACGAGGACTCCGTTGTTCCTGGGCCTTGACAAGAGCTCGGATCTTTTTCCGGCGTCGGATTCCTCCAGTGACGTCATCGTCGGAGTTCTCGACACCGGTGTTTGGCCAGAGAGCAAGAGCTTTGACGACACTGGGCTCGGACCCGTTCCCAGCACGTGGAAAGGCACGTGCGAAACTGGAACCAACTTCACTGCCTCTAACTGCAACAGAAAACTCATAGGAGCGAGATTCTTCGCCAAAGGCTACGAAGCCATGCTAGGTCCAATCGATGTGACTAAAGAGTCTAAGTCCCCTCGCGACGATGACGGCCACGGGACCCACACCGCCAGCACCGCCGCGGGATCTGTTGTAACTGGCGCCAGCCTCTTTGGCTACGCACAGGGGACGGCGCGTGGGATGGCCACGCGCGCTAGAATCGCGGCATACAAAGTATGCTGGATCGGAGGGTGTTTCAGCTCTGATATTCTCGCCGCCATTGATAGGGGCATTCAGGATAACGTTAACGTTCTTTCTATGTCCCTTGGTGGTGGAAGCTCTGATTATTACAGAGACAGTGTTGCAATTGGATCCTTCGCTGCAATGGAGAAAGGGATTCTAATTTCTTGTTCTGCTGGAAACGCTGGTCCCAGTCCTTCGAGTCTCTCCAATGTGGCACCATGGATCACTACCGTGGGCGCGGGTACACTTGATCGTGATTTTCCGGCGTACGTTAGCCTCGGTAACGGGCTCAACTTCTCTGGTGTTTCCTTGTATCGAGGTAACGCTTTACCTGATTCTCCATTACCGTTTGTTTACGCTGGCAATGCAAGCAACGCGACGAATGGAAACTTGTGCATGGTGGGAACACTATCGCCGGAGAAAGTTGCCGGGAAAATCGTGTTGTGTGAAAGAGGAGTTAGCGCCAGGGTTCAGAAAGGTGCTGTGGTGAAGGCTGCTGGAGGATTGGGAATGGTGCTGGCTAACACCGCTGCCAACGGCGAAGAGCTTGTGGCTGACGCGCACCTACTTCCGGCGACGGCGGTAGGTGAGAAAGCCGGAGACGCCGTCAAGAAGTATCTTTTTACTGACGCTAAGCCAACCGTGAAGATCGATTTTGAAGGGACTAAGGTAGGGATCCAGCCGTCGCCGGTGGTGGCGGCGTTCAGTTCCCGTGGCCCCAATGGTTTAACGCAACAGATCTTGAAGCCTGATCTGATCGCACCGGGTGTCAACATCTTAGCGGGTTGGTCCAGGGCGGTGGGTCCCACAGGCTTAGCCGTTGATAACAGGCGCGTGGACTTCAACATCATCTCCGGCACTTCAATGTCGTGCCCTCACGTGAGTGGCTTAGCTGCGCTGGTCAAATCGGCTCATCCTGAATGGAGCCCAGCTGCGGTTCGGTCGGCTCTCATGACAACGGCATACACGGCTTACAAGAACGGCCAAAAATTACAAGACAGCGCCACCGGAAAGCCATCTACTCCGTTCGATCACGGATCTGGACACGTGGACCCCGTGGCGGCCCTTAATCCTGGACTCGTCTATGATCTAACCCCTGAAGACTACCTAGGCTTCTTATGTGCTTTGAACTACACCGAAGGTGAGATCCAAAGCGTTGCGAGAAGAAATTTCAAGTGCGACGCGGGAAAGGCTTACAGTGTGACCGATCTCAATTATCCTTCGTTTGGTGTGGTGTTTGAATCATCAACGGGTGCGGTGAAGCACACGAGGACCCTCACTAACGTGGGACCCGCAGCAACGTTCAAGGCTTCTGTGACGTCAGATTCCCCATTGGTGAAGGTATCGATTGTGCCGCAGGTGTTGAGCTTCAAAGAGGGGGAGAAAAAGTCGTATACAGTAACGTTCACTTCATCTGGTGCGTCCCCACATGGTAATGCCTTTGGACGGTTAGAATGGACGGATGGGAAAACTGTGGTTGGAAGCCCAATCTCAATTAGTTGGTTTTAA